The stretch of DNA gcagctgcagctgcgCCAGCTGCGTGCCGTAGCGCGCCTCGGTGTCGGCCAGGGTGCCCTCCAGAGCCGCTTTCTGCGGGACGGGCacggggctgggctcaggggggcggccagggtgggcacagccccgcagcccctccctgccagcagcctggccctCGTACCGTGCTGAGCTGCGACTGCAGGTCGATCTCCAGGCTCTGGATCGTGCGCCGCAGCTCCGTGATCTCCGTCTTGCcgctctgcagctgctccgtGTTGATGGCCACCTCCCGGTTCAGCTCCTCCgtctgcagccaggcagagccgTGCGCTCAGAGCCGCGGCAGCGGcacagccccggccccggccccgctgctCACCACCGCCAGTTCCTCACCTTGCTGAAGAACCACTGCTCGGCATCCCTGCGGTTCTTCTCGGCCAGGCTCTCGTACTGCTCCCGCATCTCCGCCAGGATCTTGGTGAGGTCGATGCCGGGAGCAGCGTCCATCTCCACGCTGATCTCCCCACCCACCTGCCCACGCAGGGCCGTCATTTCCT from Ficedula albicollis isolate OC2 unplaced genomic scaffold, FicAlb1.5 N03400, whole genome shotgun sequence encodes:
- the LOC101817970 gene encoding keratin, type I cytoskeletal 14-like — translated: CVPRFESEQALRLSVEADINGLRRVLDELTLSRADLEMQIENLKEELTYLKKNHEEEMTALRGQVGGEISVEMDAAPGIDLTKILAEMREQYESLAEKNRRDAEQWFFSKTEELNREVAINTEQLQSGKTEITELRRTIQSLEIDLQSQLSTKAALEGTLADTEARYGTQLAQLQLLISGVEEQLAELRCDMERQNHEYRALLDVKSRLEQEI